The Dehalococcoidia bacterium genome contains a region encoding:
- a CDS encoding ABC transporter permease → MARYLIKRSIQILVTLFVFLSLVFFIVNAQPGDVTNFYALSPDVPPETRERLQELFGVNEPLWKQYLVHIKNTFTGNFGTSFSYYPRSVADVIKERLPRTIVLFATATVVSFYLGFALGKIIAWRRGGWTEYAGTIGGVTLYTVFTPWFALMMIWLFSFKAGWFPIGKFLDPVLWRDAEVDANTVFFRMIVTATVASITVFALFVITSRRHGQLPILLRLASIPCILAAILLAWLASGVGYLAWDIVKHMILPVVTLTLISFAGTMLLTRNSMLETMREDFVMAARAKGLPERDVRDKHVARNALLPVVTSLVFSLAFAVDGGIIIESIFSWPGMGQTLVSAALSEDLPLAVGAFVFVGIFVLLAHLAADVLYVFLDPRIRY, encoded by the coding sequence ATGGCGCGATATCTGATCAAAAGGTCCATCCAGATACTTGTTACGCTCTTCGTATTCCTCTCCCTCGTCTTCTTCATAGTCAACGCGCAGCCGGGCGACGTCACTAATTTCTACGCGTTGAGCCCCGATGTTCCACCTGAAACAAGGGAGCGGCTCCAGGAACTGTTCGGTGTAAACGAGCCGCTTTGGAAGCAGTACCTCGTCCACATCAAGAATACCTTCACGGGCAATTTCGGGACCTCATTCAGCTACTACCCTAGGTCAGTGGCAGATGTTATCAAGGAGCGACTGCCTCGGACCATAGTCCTATTCGCAACTGCGACGGTTGTCTCGTTCTACCTTGGATTCGCTCTCGGCAAGATCATCGCCTGGCGTAGGGGAGGGTGGACCGAATATGCGGGCACCATCGGCGGTGTGACGCTCTACACTGTGTTCACACCCTGGTTTGCCCTGATGATGATCTGGCTGTTTTCGTTCAAGGCCGGGTGGTTCCCAATAGGTAAATTCCTCGATCCGGTCCTGTGGCGGGATGCCGAGGTCGACGCTAACACAGTCTTCTTCCGCATGATCGTGACGGCGACTGTCGCCTCCATCACAGTCTTCGCGCTGTTCGTAATCACATCGAGGCGGCACGGCCAGCTACCGATACTCCTGCGATTGGCCAGCATCCCATGCATTCTGGCTGCCATACTGCTCGCCTGGCTTGCATCTGGCGTGGGGTATCTGGCCTGGGACATCGTGAAGCACATGATTTTGCCAGTCGTGACGCTTACTCTCATCAGCTTCGCCGGCACCATGCTGCTGACCCGCAACAGCATGCTTGAGACCATGCGGGAAGACTTCGTGATGGCAGCAAGGGCGAAGGGCCTGCCCGAACGCGACGTCCGGGACAAGCACGTGGCCAGAAACGCGCTCCTTCCCGTGGTGACGAGCCTGGTATTCAGCCTCGCATTCGCCGTTGATGGCGGCATCATCATAGAGTCCATCTTCTCATGGCCTGGGATGGGTCAGACGTTGGTTTCGGCGGCCCTGTCCGAGGACCTGCCACTCGCCGTAGGCGCATTCGTATTCGTGGGCATCTTTGTACTCCTGGCCCACTTGGCAGCAGATGTACTCTATGTATTCCTCGACCCGAGGATCAGGTACTGA
- a CDS encoding ABC transporter permease: MAVQSPHTELPEAMWRVRLRLASRSLRENWSLFMGARIGMVGLAIIVFYAVLALAHPVMLKTVWSPHVYDPVIGYAMDETRQPAPPSLSHPLGTDPLGRDILSQLMFSARSEFLLGLLAAVVTVTIGTTVGAVSAYFGGVVDTILMRLADIMIMMPAISVLVVLSALIGVEHFELALIIGILSGFGGTGVLVKSQALSVVNKPYIEAARIAGGSPFHIILVHVVPNLLPLSFLYMMFTVTSAIFSEAVLSFLGLLDVRMSWGLMIHTTESAGYLLQVGEYWWLIFPASLSITLLCSSFYLVGRALDEVVNPRLRRR, translated from the coding sequence ATGGCAGTTCAGAGTCCCCATACCGAACTCCCGGAAGCTATGTGGCGGGTACGGCTCCGCCTCGCCTCTAGAAGCCTGCGGGAAAACTGGTCCCTGTTTATGGGCGCCAGGATAGGGATGGTTGGCCTCGCCATCATAGTCTTCTACGCTGTTCTGGCTTTAGCTCACCCCGTAATGCTGAAAACGGTCTGGAGTCCACATGTGTATGATCCGGTTATCGGATACGCGATGGATGAAACGAGGCAGCCGGCTCCTCCGAGTCTGAGCCATCCATTGGGGACCGATCCTCTCGGAAGGGACATACTTAGCCAGCTCATGTTCAGCGCGAGGTCAGAGTTTCTACTTGGGCTGCTCGCAGCAGTCGTAACTGTCACGATTGGCACGACTGTTGGAGCGGTTTCGGCCTACTTCGGAGGTGTAGTAGATACGATCCTAATGAGGCTGGCAGACATCATGATTATGATGCCCGCTATAAGTGTGCTTGTCGTTTTGAGTGCACTGATCGGCGTCGAGCACTTTGAATTGGCGTTGATAATCGGGATCCTGTCCGGCTTCGGTGGGACAGGTGTACTCGTAAAGTCCCAGGCGCTGTCGGTGGTGAACAAACCCTACATCGAGGCTGCCAGGATTGCCGGCGGCAGCCCGTTTCACATAATCCTCGTTCACGTGGTCCCTAATCTACTTCCACTTTCGTTCCTTTACATGATGTTTACGGTCACGAGCGCGATCTTCTCAGAGGCCGTCCTAAGCTTCCTCGGACTACTCGACGTTCGTATGAGTTGGGGACTCATGATTCACACAACGGAGTCAGCGGGCTACCTCCTTCAGGTGGGCGAGTACTGGTGGCTGATCTTCCCGGCGAGTCTCTCCATAACGCTGCTCTGTTCGTCCTTCTACTTGGTGGGCAGGGCGCTGGACGAAGTCGTCAACCCACGGCTAAGGCGCAGGTAG
- a CDS encoding ABC transporter ATP-binding protein: MALLTVDNLTMHYMTREGPVRAVDGVSFSVEHGQSLGLVGESGCGKSSIATSLLKLLPDNASLLAGSVLLDGVDLLPLSEREMREYRWDRISMVFQAAMNSLDPVYRVGDQIVEALEAHYEKTRQESHDRVQELYELVGLNPEFMDRYPHEYSGGMKQRAIIAMALACEPDLIIADEPTTALDVIVQDRILREMKEVQRKLDMSMIYISHDMAVIAEVSDAVGVMYAGKIVEFGPTSEVFDRPIHPYTQALMSAFPSVVGEKKDLSTLPGEPPNLADPPAGCRFHPRCPYATDECMTSEPPIVNRDGHWAVCWNPRNE, from the coding sequence GTGGCTCTACTCACCGTCGATAACCTCACCATGCACTACATGACCCGGGAAGGACCGGTTCGCGCTGTGGATGGAGTGTCGTTCTCAGTGGAACACGGCCAATCGCTGGGCCTGGTCGGTGAGTCAGGCTGCGGCAAGTCATCAATTGCGACTTCGCTGCTGAAGCTTCTTCCTGACAACGCGTCACTTTTGGCCGGGAGTGTGCTGTTGGATGGCGTGGACCTGCTGCCGCTGAGTGAGCGAGAAATGAGGGAGTACCGCTGGGACCGAATCTCGATGGTATTTCAGGCTGCAATGAACTCACTCGACCCCGTCTACAGAGTCGGCGACCAGATCGTCGAAGCTCTCGAGGCACACTACGAAAAAACTCGTCAGGAGTCTCACGATAGGGTCCAGGAGTTGTACGAACTCGTGGGACTCAATCCGGAGTTCATGGACAGGTATCCCCATGAGTACAGCGGGGGCATGAAGCAGCGGGCCATAATAGCGATGGCCCTGGCGTGCGAGCCGGACCTGATTATCGCCGACGAACCCACCACCGCGCTCGACGTAATTGTCCAGGACCGAATCCTCCGTGAGATGAAGGAAGTCCAGCGCAAGCTGGATATGAGCATGATCTACATATCCCATGACATGGCGGTCATTGCGGAGGTCAGCGACGCCGTTGGAGTTATGTATGCAGGAAAGATAGTGGAGTTCGGCCCGACTTCCGAGGTGTTTGATAGACCGATTCATCCATACACACAGGCACTGATGTCAGCCTTCCCAAGCGTTGTGGGGGAGAAGAAGGACCTTTCCACCCTACCTGGAGAGCCTCCCAACCTGGCGGATCCACCGGCTGGTTGCCGCTTCCATCCGCGATGCCCCTACGCCACAGATGAATGTATGACGTCGGAGCCACCGATAGTCAACCGAGACGGTCATTGGGCCGTCTGCTGGAATCCACGTAATGAGTAA
- a CDS encoding ABC transporter ATP-binding protein, whose protein sequence is MSNEANADPLRNEPSGSRPVVSAQALTKLFPVSHSWLGGQKSFVHAVDDISFDLMGGESLGLVGESGCGKTTTGKLLVRLIEPTAGHIQFDDGTGNSEDIAILKGASLKAFRKKAQMVFQDPYESLNPRQTVFDAVSEPLRVQNIGGPAERIERVSDMLVLVGLSPPSTFLFRYPHELSGGQRQRVVIARALVVEPTFVVADEPTSMLDVSVRTGIMRLMDDLGDRLGITYVYITHDLAVARYMCNRIAVMYLGKIVEVGETEQLLSNPQHPYTKALLSAVPVPDPASTRDPVNIKGGVTTPVDPPPRCRFYDRCPIADNFCRDNVHPPLEDKGAGQFAACYKV, encoded by the coding sequence ATGAGTAACGAGGCGAATGCAGATCCATTGAGAAACGAACCATCTGGGAGCCGTCCTGTGGTTAGTGCCCAGGCCTTAACCAAGCTGTTCCCAGTCTCGCACTCATGGTTGGGCGGGCAGAAGAGCTTCGTGCACGCTGTTGACGATATTTCTTTCGACCTGATGGGCGGCGAGAGTCTCGGACTCGTAGGAGAATCCGGTTGCGGCAAGACCACCACCGGCAAGCTGCTCGTCCGACTGATAGAACCTACTGCGGGTCACATCCAGTTTGATGATGGGACCGGAAATTCAGAGGACATTGCGATCCTCAAAGGGGCCTCTCTCAAGGCGTTCAGAAAGAAGGCCCAGATGGTCTTCCAGGACCCGTACGAGTCCCTGAACCCACGGCAGACCGTCTTCGATGCGGTCTCGGAGCCGCTCAGGGTACAGAACATTGGCGGGCCAGCCGAGAGAATCGAGCGAGTGTCAGACATGCTTGTCCTGGTCGGACTCTCCCCGCCATCGACATTTCTGTTCCGGTATCCGCACGAGCTTTCAGGTGGGCAGAGACAGCGTGTAGTAATTGCCAGGGCACTGGTGGTCGAGCCTACCTTTGTGGTCGCTGACGAGCCGACGTCAATGTTGGATGTGTCGGTCCGCACTGGCATCATGCGCCTTATGGACGACCTCGGCGACCGGCTGGGCATCACCTACGTGTACATTACGCATGACCTGGCCGTTGCCAGATACATGTGCAACCGCATCGCCGTGATGTACCTGGGCAAGATCGTGGAAGTAGGAGAGACTGAGCAGCTTCTTAGCAACCCCCAGCACCCATACACAAAGGCTCTGCTGTCGGCAGTGCCGGTTCCCGACCCTGCCTCAACCCGGGACCCAGTCAACATCAAGGGCGGCGTGACCACGCCGGTGGATCCACCCCCTCGGTGTCGCTTCTACGATCGGTGTCCCATTGCAGACAACTTCTGCCGGGACAATGTCCATCCCCCACTTGAAGACAAGGGTGCAGGCCAGTTCGCAGCCTGCTACAAGGTCTAG
- a CDS encoding iron-containing alcohol dehydrogenase has translation MADNFVPSFVWRNTTRIVFGTDTLDQLPNEVRDVVGEGSKILLVTGRSFLRSRGILQRVLNLLDGFDVVLHDRADPFPTPADADEAAAVCRESGVDIVVGIGGGSALDLAKAAAVLATHEGPAKDYSKRIAKLENASLPFIAVPTTSGSSSEVTSGSALWDWDSHSQFGLGDVRMFPTVAIVDPKLAMTMSQSLVANTGMDAFTSAFESYWNVNSEPISDAYALEVMRLYSGNLVRSAIQGDLESRAACALAATMSGVGYSNSTPNACHGVGSPLTLYWRAEHGQSVSITLTSFLKWSAPAIADRIPALLSAVGVSTIEEASDKIERIMSDCGLETRLSGLGIQEDDIDKIVENTRWDRLALLPKPMERDDLRKMLTEIL, from the coding sequence GTGGCAGATAACTTTGTACCGTCTTTCGTCTGGAGAAACACCACGCGCATCGTCTTTGGGACAGACACCCTCGATCAGCTGCCAAACGAAGTCCGGGATGTAGTTGGAGAAGGGTCCAAAATCCTGTTAGTTACAGGACGTTCGTTCCTGAGATCGAGGGGAATTCTCCAGAGAGTACTGAACCTCCTCGATGGCTTCGACGTGGTGCTGCACGACCGTGCGGACCCTTTCCCGACTCCAGCAGATGCAGATGAAGCAGCTGCCGTATGCAGAGAGTCCGGTGTGGACATCGTCGTCGGCATCGGAGGCGGGAGTGCGCTGGACCTCGCAAAGGCGGCGGCAGTCCTTGCCACACACGAGGGGCCTGCTAAGGACTATTCCAAAAGGATTGCCAAGCTCGAAAATGCGAGCCTGCCATTCATCGCCGTGCCCACTACATCGGGCAGCAGCAGCGAGGTGACCTCCGGGTCTGCTCTCTGGGACTGGGACTCACATTCTCAGTTCGGACTAGGGGACGTTCGGATGTTCCCAACTGTGGCAATTGTGGACCCGAAACTTGCCATGACGATGTCGCAGAGCCTGGTCGCAAACACGGGCATGGATGCATTCACCAGCGCCTTCGAAAGTTACTGGAACGTGAATTCGGAACCGATATCAGATGCCTACGCCCTAGAAGTTATGCGGCTGTACTCAGGGAACCTGGTGCGATCCGCAATCCAGGGAGACCTGGAGTCACGCGCGGCCTGTGCCCTTGCTGCGACGATGTCAGGAGTGGGGTACAGCAACAGCACACCAAATGCGTGTCATGGAGTGGGAAGTCCACTCACCCTCTACTGGAGGGCGGAGCATGGGCAGTCAGTGTCGATAACGCTGACTTCCTTCCTGAAGTGGTCAGCGCCCGCTATCGCAGACCGAATTCCGGCACTGCTGTCTGCCGTGGGTGTAAGCACCATTGAGGAAGCCTCCGACAAAATCGAACGAATCATGTCGGACTGCGGTCTTGAGACGCGGCTGTCAGGGCTCGGCATCCAGGAAGACGACATAGACAAGATTGTCGAAAATACGCGGTGGGACCGACTTGCACTGCTTCCCAAGCCAATGGAAAGGGATGACCTCAGAAAGATGCTGACGGAGATCCTCTAG
- a CDS encoding oxalyl-CoA decarboxylase (catalyzes the formation of formyl-CoA from oxalyl-CoA) produces the protein MADVTGAELVVDSLKREGIDTVYTLPGDPVGPIVNGCAEAGLRVITVRHEQAAAMAAQAHSYFTRGVGVCIAASGVGQTNTLTAIANAQVNCWPMLVIGGSAELRRRNMGDFQELAQVESTEPLCKWAYAAESIQRIPTLINIALRKALAGRPGPVYLDLPAEMISGSVDDSEVPVPTPAPEAARPLAEPQKIQEALDILREAERPLLIVGKGAAWSWAEDELLQFVNETQIPFLTSPMGAGVLPPDHPMNVSAARTQALQGADTVVLVGARLNWIFHFGQPPRFAEDYKLIQVDIEPEEIGINHAADVGLVGDAKMVVGQLVEALETSPVEFGETPWLGGLQEKAAQNGETIEPMLNTDTMPLGYYRILKEIRDYMPKDSILVADGASTMDISRQVIPVWNPRQRVDAGVAGCVGVGVPFSIAAKVVHPDKPVVCLQGDWAFGFNGMDIETAVRFKLPVVWVVFQNANIDKWVREYVDGEENPNDFTPSMRFDLMMVAFGGHGEYVEKPDEIRPALERAFNSGKAALVNVIMDPGASRRPQQFAWLAREGRMGY, from the coding sequence ATGGCAGACGTGACAGGGGCCGAACTGGTCGTTGACTCGCTCAAAAGAGAAGGCATCGATACCGTTTACACATTACCGGGGGACCCCGTCGGTCCGATAGTCAACGGCTGTGCTGAGGCCGGCCTGCGAGTGATCACAGTGCGCCATGAGCAGGCCGCGGCAATGGCCGCACAGGCTCACTCGTACTTCACGAGGGGCGTGGGCGTGTGCATAGCGGCCTCTGGTGTAGGACAGACTAACACTCTGACAGCTATCGCCAACGCGCAGGTCAACTGCTGGCCGATGCTGGTGATCGGTGGCTCTGCAGAGCTCCGCCGCCGAAACATGGGCGACTTCCAGGAATTGGCACAGGTGGAGTCCACCGAGCCCCTCTGCAAGTGGGCCTACGCCGCCGAGTCCATTCAGAGAATCCCCACTCTCATCAACATAGCCCTTCGCAAGGCATTGGCCGGACGGCCTGGTCCCGTCTACCTCGACCTGCCTGCCGAGATGATATCGGGCTCCGTGGACGACTCGGAAGTTCCCGTTCCTACCCCAGCTCCGGAAGCCGCAAGACCCCTTGCCGAGCCCCAGAAGATACAGGAAGCGCTGGACATCCTCAGAGAGGCCGAGCGACCGCTGCTGATTGTAGGGAAAGGTGCGGCATGGTCATGGGCTGAGGATGAACTCCTGCAATTCGTCAACGAGACGCAGATCCCGTTCCTGACCTCACCAATGGGAGCGGGCGTCCTGCCCCCAGATCATCCCATGAACGTCTCTGCGGCACGAACCCAGGCGCTTCAGGGCGCCGACACTGTGGTACTCGTAGGAGCCAGACTGAACTGGATCTTCCACTTCGGCCAGCCTCCAAGGTTCGCTGAAGACTACAAGCTCATTCAGGTCGACATAGAACCGGAGGAAATCGGCATCAACCATGCGGCAGACGTGGGCCTTGTGGGCGATGCCAAGATGGTAGTAGGGCAGCTGGTAGAGGCGCTTGAGACGTCTCCAGTCGAGTTTGGCGAGACCCCCTGGCTGGGAGGCCTGCAGGAGAAGGCGGCCCAGAATGGGGAGACGATCGAACCAATGCTGAACACCGATACCATGCCCCTTGGCTACTATCGGATCCTCAAAGAGATCCGTGACTACATGCCAAAGGACTCGATCCTGGTTGCCGACGGAGCTTCCACGATGGACATCTCTCGCCAGGTAATTCCCGTGTGGAATCCCAGGCAGCGCGTCGACGCTGGGGTTGCGGGATGTGTCGGCGTCGGCGTCCCGTTCTCAATCGCCGCCAAGGTAGTCCATCCCGACAAGCCCGTCGTCTGCCTGCAAGGTGACTGGGCCTTCGGCTTCAACGGTATGGACATCGAGACCGCCGTCCGCTTCAAACTGCCCGTCGTCTGGGTAGTGTTCCAGAACGCCAACATCGACAAATGGGTCCGCGAATACGTTGATGGCGAAGAGAATCCGAATGACTTCACACCCAGCATGAGGTTCGATCTCATGATGGTGGCGTTTGGCGGCCACGGGGAGTACGTCGAAAAACCGGACGAGATCAGGCCGGCCCTTGAGCGGGCGTTCAACTCGGGGAAGGCAGCGCTCGTAAACGTAATTATGGACCCGGGCGCTAGCCGACGACCGCAGCAGTTCGCGTGGCTTGCTCGCGAAGGCCGGATGGGCTACTAG
- a CDS encoding gluconate 2-dehydrogenase subunit 3 family protein: MAIFLSADQRALLDVVLDRLIPPSGTMPGAGQVGTADYLDTVAGESPRLARLFAAGLRSIETAAVRRDSSFVQMSGDQQDDVLRHVESSKSAFFEMLLLHTYNGYYSNPEIVEALGLEPRPPQPRGHEVEFGDFTALEAVTSRGQAYREA, from the coding sequence ATGGCAATTTTTCTCAGTGCCGATCAAAGGGCATTGCTCGACGTGGTACTTGACCGACTGATTCCGCCTTCAGGCACAATGCCGGGAGCTGGTCAGGTCGGCACCGCCGACTACCTTGACACCGTTGCGGGAGAGTCTCCTCGACTAGCCAGGCTGTTTGCGGCCGGACTACGCAGCATAGAGACTGCTGCAGTTCGACGCGACTCCAGTTTCGTACAAATGAGCGGCGATCAGCAGGACGACGTACTCAGGCACGTTGAATCCAGCAAGTCTGCTTTCTTCGAGATGCTACTCTTGCACACTTATAACGGGTACTACTCAAACCCCGAGATAGTTGAGGCGCTTGGACTTGAGCCGCGACCGCCGCAGCCTCGAGGTCATGAAGTCGAGTTTGGAGACTTCACTGCACTCGAGGCTGTGACTTCGAGAGGTCAGGCTTACAGAGAAGCGTAA